In the genome of Arvicola amphibius chromosome 2, mArvAmp1.2, whole genome shotgun sequence, the window AGCAGAGGCTTCCAGGCTACCCCCGTGCACTCTGTGCTGAGCAGAGTAGCATCCACCGTGGCTGGTGTTTCCTGTCAGCTAAGGGTCAGGTGGTACTTCTGTGGCAGAGTAGTATCCACCGTGGCTGGTGTTTCCTGTCAGCTAAGGGTCAGGGTAGCataagagacccccccccccagcccgcaacacacagtcacacattgcCTCTGGAAAAGGCTGCATGCTGTCCCCAGTGAATGGAGTGCTCACTGGCTTTAGAGAGCCCAAGTGGACTCCAGCATAGAAGCCCTGCTCAGCTGAGCCGCAGCCTGTGTTAGGCTGTCCTCGTACTAGTGTTTGCCTGACTGCCACTACCAGACAAGAACCTTGTGGTTCTCTCAGAGCCACTGGTGCGACAAGACTTCGAGATACCCTTTCCTCACCATTCCTGACTGTGTCGACCCTCTCGAGTCTCCCTCCCCAGCACATCTTGGGACAGAGGCTCTTACAGCCACACACATTTTAGCATCACAGGGCTCCAGCAGGCTGTGAGAGGTGCAGGCTCTGAGAGGCCCAGCTATCCTAAGTTAAACTGCCCGAGTTCACACCGAAACTATTGCTCTCTTTTGGTCTGCTGCCCTGCTCCTTGGGCAAGGCTGCTGGGGGAACGGTCACAAGGGatgcttcttctgccttctccctgcctctttcaGACCCTAGCACTACTGTGGTCTCTGCATGCAAGTCATCAGAGCTGGACCAGCCCATCCTTCTAAAGAGAGTCTGAACCAGAGACCATGACCCAACAGCCCATGTCCTTGAGCCCAGTACACAAAGTCATGCTTCCTCTGTTCTGATCTGGCCTTGTCTCTCAGTGATTTCTTCCCACCATTCATCCCAGTTCAATCCAGACTGTCTCCAACCCTGAGAAAGACCGCCAGACCCAGGGAAGTCCCTGCTCTTCTGGGCTTGGATTCTCCCCCCACCAAAATCCCTAACTGTCCATTCTCTTAAGTGATGCCCTGCAGGCCAGATGTCACAGGGCTCTGGCTCTGACCGACTCCCTCCTGGTCCATCCTGTCTCAGATTGCTGCCCAGATCTGTCGCCAAGCAGGACTGGTGAAGAAATCCAAGGCTGTGCTGGATTACCACGAAGACAACTTCGCCATTGTCTTTGCAGCCATGGGGGTAGGTGGAGTTGGAGGCACGTCCTGGAAACCGTGAGAAAGCCTTGCCTACCTTGGCTCTAGCACAGCCTATTCTGATGGGGAACACTGACTCCTGCACCCTGAGAAGCCCCTGAAGTTTAGCCGAGTTTAGAGATAGAGACCACAGCAGAATTAAAGTGGGTAGGGATGGACTCAGTGACCAGGGCAGAGTGATTCTTGAGGCATCCCAAGGCCACAGCAGTTATAAGATGGGCCATAGTTGGCCTGGAGTAGAAGCCCAGGGAACCTACAGAGACAAGATGTCTTCTGAAAGGGGGTACCAGGGGCCCTCAGAGGGTTCAATTGGAGGCTGAGGAGCTGGGTATGGAAGTAGCTGGCCAAGGGAGGGACAAAGAAGAAGCTGGAGGTTACAAGGCTGGAGTTTTGTAGGGGACCTGATGGCCCTATGGCCACCTCAATGACGATTCACCTGTACACCTAATGGATCTGTTAGGTTGGTCAGATCCCCAAGCTTTGCTGAGAAAAGTTGGTCATGGCTAAGCCCCGCCCAGCCACATGGCCTGCCAATGGCTTCCCTGGCTACATGTCTAGGTGAACATGGAGACAGCCAGGTTCTTCAAGTCAGATTTCGAGCAGAATGGAACCATGGGAAACGTCTGCCTCTTCCTGAACTTGGCCAACGACCCTACGTGAGTCCTTCCTATGCTCAGACTGCCCAGGGGCCTTCTGCTTTCCTAGACCTGGGACACTGGGGTTTAGGACATTCCAGAACTACAGTCCTAGGCCAGAGCTGTGAGAATAACCCTTGATTGTACAGACAGGGAAAGTGAGGCCTGGGGCAGGCTAGGGAGCCAGACCAGGACCCCACCCGCCCCTCTGCTCCTCACACCTGTGCCGCAGCAGCTGCCCAGCCAGGAAACCTCTCAGCCCTGTGTCACCTCTCAAGGTCATCACCGGAGAGATCGTTGTTTGTGGCGTTTATTTAGGAAATGCCCtgttttgaaagttttgaagatGAAGTTTAAATCTGGGGTTTGCATGGGTGAAATTAAAAATCTGATAACCTATCCCCAGTATTAAGGGTACCCCCAAACTAAATAACagaattctggaggctgagagggCACTGCTAAGGGAAGGTCTATAGGCCCAGAGTCCGGAGCTGAACGTGGCTGGCGAAAGAAAGCATGCCCAGGAGAGCTTCAAGCAGGAAAGGACATTTCTGACTCACCGTGGACACTGGACAAGGGAGCATCAGTGTTGCCAGGAAGTGTCCACTCTTGAGAACCATTGTCTTGACCAGGAGTCCCGGGATGGGCTCATCTTACCTgttcccctgcccccatccccccAGCTGACCTTACACTCCATTCTGGGGCTTCATGGGGCCCAGGCCTGGGTCTCCAGGCTCCCTGAGCCCTGTCCTGCTTGGCATCCAGGATTGAACGGATCATCACCCCTCGTCTGGCACTGACCACAGCTGAGTTCCTTGCCTACCAGTGTGAGAAGCACGTGCTGGTCATACTGACTGACATGAGCTCCTATGCAGAGGCTTTGCGGGAGGTACGCTGGCTGCCGGGTGTCAGATTCAAACCacccctccctgtttctccctTGGTCTCACAGCCACCGTGATAAAATAAATTCACTCTTCTCAGGAGGGTCAGGGCTCAGTCACAGGCTGGGCGGGcactcctcttctgtctctcagcCCAACCTTCTAGTTTCCCTTCCTGAGTCCAGCCTTTTGCCTTCTGACATATGTGCTGTTGTGGGCATTGCAGGTCTCGGCTGCCAGAGAGGAAGTGCCAGGTCGCCGCGGCTTCCCTGGATACATGTACACAGATCTGGCCACCATCTATGAGCGAGCTGGCCGTGTGGAGGGTCGGGGTGGCTCCATCACACAGATTCCCATTCTCACCATGCCCAATGACGGTAGCTCCAGCATCTCCTGCCCTCCAGAACCCACCCTCCATTTCCACCAGCCACCCCATCACTCccatgctgagaacagaactcatGTGTCCCAGGTAGATGAAAGCCCAGCTCCCGTGCACTGAGGACAGGGTATTTGCTTACAGATATCACCCACCCCATCCCAGACTTGACTGGCTTCATCACAGAAGGACAGATTTATGTGGACAGACAGCTACACAACCGGCAGGTACTGTTCCTCCTAATAgctgcctcctttctcttcatATTTGCCCCTTTGCCACCAAGACATCAAAAAAGGGTCCTATATCATTCCTgagcaagaaagagaagaagcctGCCCAAAATTACACTATCAAGAGCTAGACACTGGGGGAGCCTGTGCTTCACGGCTAGCCTATGGCTATATGACCttgagaaaatgattttaatcTCTGGGTCCGTTTATGTATCACACCCATGCACTGGGGTGGGGGTACATTAGCATATATGAAGCATATAGAATGCATACTGGGGGTACTTTAGTATATATGAAGCATATAGAAAGCATACTGGGGTACATtaacatatatgaacatatataatgcatatagaAAGCATACTGAGGTACATTAGCATATATGAAACATTCGGAAAGCACTAAATATAAAGCATTTCTCTCCCACTTACAGTTATTGGCTTTGGTGACACTAAACAGGGGTGACAGGGCTGGGCTGTAGCTCATTTGGTTAAGAGCCTGCCCTGCATGtaggaagtcctgggttccatccccagcaccgcaGAATCCAGGCAACACAGCTTGCAGTcctagtactagggaggtggaggtgggaagatcagaagttcaaggtcatccttagttaCAAAGCAAGTCTGAGTccagatagcctgggctacaagacaccctgcctcaaaacatgaGCACacgtattcacacacacacacacacacacacacacacacacacacacacacacaccacacacttaaTCTTCAACTTGCTTGGAAAATAATCAAATGTTTTGAAATGTGGGTGTGCCATTAACTAATTTCATCTCGCTGCCCCTAGCTCCAGCTCCCTTCCTGCATGGACTCACTTATGTAGAAAACCATCCCTCTTCCACCTGATAACCAAGACCTAGAGTCTATAGGGAATAAAGAAGGCAGAATGTAGCCGCCCTCTTTTCCCTAGGATAGGAGTCTTCTGAGAAGGTCGCGGAGGAGCAGGTGAATGAAGGGAGAGTCTGGGTCCTGCCACCAGCTCCTCTCTTCTGCTCCCCAGGTCTATCCCCCCATCAACGTGCTACCTTCCCTGTCACGGCTGATGAAGTCGGCCATAGGCGAGGGCATGACCAGAAAGGACCACGGAGATGTCTCCAACCAGCTGGTGAGGAGAGGGGCGGTGGATGCAGCAACCCTGATTTAGAACCTGGGGTTGTGAGTCCCACCTGAACTGGAAGTTCCCGTCTGGGCAAAGCTCGTCCCCAGCAAGGGGAGCTCAGCCTGCAGGGGTGGTGAGCCCACGCTGACCTTCCATAGTACGCCTGCTACGCCATCGGGAAGGATGTGCAGGCCATGAAAGCGGTGGTAGGGGAGGAGGCACTCACTTCGGAAGACCTGCTCTACCTGGAGTTTCTGCAGAAGTTTGAGAAGAACTTCATCACCCAAGGTGGGGCGCGGCGGGGGGCAGGACTAGGACGGCCTGGCCCTCCCCTTCTGGACGTGAGACCTTCACGCTCACGTTTGGTCCTAAGGTCCGTACGAGAACCGGACGGTGTTTGAGTCGCTGGATCTGGGCTGGAAACTGCTGCGCATCTTCCCCAAAGAGATGCTGAAGCGCATCCCGCAGAGCATGACAGACGAGTTCTACTCCCGCCAGGGGGCGCAGCAGGACCCCGCGTCCGACACGGCCCTCTAGAGCAGCCCCAGGCCGCAGCCTCTGGTTTATGGTCAAGCCCCTGTCTTATGCCATATGTTGACAGGAGTGTCTTTTGGTGAGGGTGGGGGCTCTTTTTAGGGGCATGCTGAGAATGAAAGTGGGtggtggggggggcggggagggtcCAGTCTATTAAACCGCACTCTACTGAACTTCCCCTCAgtcttatacttttattttagaagCCCCACCTCCAAAGAGATAactgaaatggaaaacaaaaacagtaactgAGATGAAATTTGTCTCCCGTGAAAAAAAGACTGGGAAAAATTTGCTAATTGTTTCAGGTGCAGATGATACCATGCAATTtgtaaaagtctttaaaaagaaaactccaactaGGCATAGTGGAGCACGCTTTTAATCCCCagtagttgggaggcagaggctggtagatttctgtgagttcgaagccaggtctacatagtgatggcctgtctcaaaaagaaaaaaaaagaaaaaagaaaagaaaaagaaaggaaggaaagaatgaggaaaagagggaggaaaggaaaaggaaggaaggaaaggagggagggagggagggagggagggagagagagagagagagaaagaaagaaagaaagaaagaaagaaagaaagaaagaaagaaagaaagaaagaaagagaaagaaagaaagcaaactcagcTGAATCAGTGCCCTAGCAGCTGAAGCAGAATTCCTCTTAGGGGAGTATTTACAGTTCAAATGAGAGCTGAGCTGAGCAGATGTGGTTGGGTGGTAAAGTTGCACACCCTTCAGAAGCCTTGGGTCCTGACCCctgcaccacataaaccaggagTGATGGCATGGACCTGTAATCCTAATatttggaaagtggaggcagaaggatcagaaagtCAAGGTTATCCTTTACTGCATAGCaagttgaagccagcctgggctacatgacaccctatttcaaaaaataaaataaaatacagaatggCTGTGGCTATAGCCTACTAGTAAAGCACTCAGCTACTGCACACACAGTCTAAGGGTGGATTCATGGCTCAGCTaggaaaagcacttgccaccaagcccaactGCCTgactgagtttggtccccagaactggCATGGTGGAAGAACACCAGCTCCCAAgctatcttctgacttccatgtgcacaagacacacacacacacacgcaaataaataaatgttaagggaggagggaagtgagCTGTGTGTAGTAGCACTGACTCTTGATTTTTAATCTTACcactaggaagcagaggcaggtagatctctgtgagttccaggccagactggtctatatagtgagttccaagacaactaaggctgtatagtgagaccctacctcaaagaaagaaagtgaaagttcaggagggagggaagaaaggaaggaggggtgagggaaaggaagggagaaagagagggagagagaggaaaggagagagagagagagagagagagagagagagagagagagagagagagaggtgatggTGAGTATTCTAAATCTCAGCTATCCGGGCTGCCTGCTCTTCttcaatgccccccccccccccccccccagaactgCAGTTACAGCCACCCTGTGAGCTCTGGGGGTCCTCAGCAGGAACATCCAGCGcctttaactgctgggccatctctccagctccctagttTGCTAATTCTTCCCTGTGCACTTTCCCATCTGCCACTGGGCCCTTGCTCTATTTTTCAGTGTAATTTCCAGTTTCAGAATGTTCACTTTGTTCTCTTTAAATAACAACTCTGCATCAGTGCACTGTGCCTAACAAGATGTCCCAGCCTTCATTCCGTAGTTTTCTTTAGCTCTTTGAACACGCTTTTAAGCGCTACTGAGAAGTTTTGTTAAGTCTAGCATCTGGACTTCTCAAGCAGTTTGTGCATtgcccaattttatttttattttactgcttttgggttttggttttccgTTTCTTTGTTCATCTTAcactttttcttctgaaaactgCTATTTCCAGTAACATATGTTAGCAACTCTGATCTGCCCATCCCTCTCTCTGGGACTTGGTTTTGTTGCTTATGTGTTGGTACCCAGGATGGATggttttagtaatgtctttcccCTCTCTAAGCCTTGGATGTAACTACTTCTGTAAACAGCCCTGCAACACAGCAACTCTGGGGCTGTGATGGTTTA includes:
- the Atp6v1b1 gene encoding LOW QUALITY PROTEIN: V-type proton ATPase subunit B, kidney isoform (The sequence of the model RefSeq protein was modified relative to this genomic sequence to represent the inferred CDS: inserted 1 base in 1 codon; deleted 1 base in 1 codon): MATKVDIRPGELTSNSCDPVTAREHAQAVTRNYITHPRVTYRTVCSVNGPLVVLDQVKFAQYAEIVNFTLPDGTQRSGQVLEXAGTKAIVQVFEGTSGIDSQKTTCEFTGDILRTPVSEDMLGRIFNGSGKPIDKGPVCHAEDFLDINGQPINPHDRIYPEEMIQTGISPIDVMNSIARGQKIPIFSAAGLPHNEIAAQICRQAGLVKKSKAVLDYHEDNFAIVFAAMGVNMETARFFKSDFEQNGTMGNVCLFLNLANDPTIERIITPRLALTTAEFLAYQCEKHVLVILTDMSSYAEALREVSAAREEVPGRRGFPGYMYTDLATIYERAGRVEGRGGSITQIPILTMPNDDITHPIPDLTGFITEGQIYVDRQLHNRQVYPPINVLPSLSRLMKSAIGEGMTRKDHGDVSNQLYACYAIGKDVQAMKAVVGEEALTSEDLLYLEFLQKFEKNFITQGPYENRTVFESLDLGWKLLRIFPKEMLKRIPQSMTDEFYSRQGAQQDPASDTAL